One segment of Deinococcus metalli DNA contains the following:
- a CDS encoding type II secretion system F family protein, which translates to MPVFEYRVRDRSGKVLKSQMEADSLAQVRDALRAKNLMIVEIKPPKAGLNADIKIPFLSDRPPSLKQVAIFSKQLATLINAGVPLVQSLAILQRQLEHKGFQEIVKSMRTDVESGTPLSETLVKYPKIFNRLYVNLVRAGETSGTLDSVLERIAAFQEKDLALRGKIKSALTYPVIVLVFAILITYFLLTTIVPQFAGILAQLNAPLPTITKVLMATSNFLQHGTLYIVVILAALTFLYRWYYSRPDGRHVIDDIKLRIPIFGNLLKKSAIASFARTFGLLISSGVNIIESLEITKGTANNAIVEDSIENAKNVVMVGDQMSSSLATSKIFPPMVVSMVAIGEETGSLDSMLDKVGDFYDREVDEAVEGMTAAIEPIMIVFLGGIVGTIVAGMFLPMFSIIGSLSK; encoded by the coding sequence ATGCCCGTCTTCGAATACCGTGTGCGCGACCGCTCCGGGAAGGTGCTGAAATCTCAGATGGAGGCCGATTCGCTGGCGCAGGTGCGCGACGCCCTGCGTGCGAAGAACCTCATGATCGTCGAGATCAAGCCGCCGAAGGCCGGCCTGAACGCCGATATCAAGATTCCCTTCCTGAGTGACCGTCCGCCCAGCCTCAAGCAGGTCGCGATCTTCAGCAAGCAGCTCGCCACGCTGATCAACGCCGGCGTGCCGCTGGTGCAGTCGCTGGCAATCCTGCAGCGCCAGCTGGAGCACAAGGGCTTCCAGGAAATCGTCAAATCCATGCGCACCGACGTGGAGAGCGGGACGCCCCTGAGCGAGACGCTGGTGAAGTACCCCAAGATCTTCAACCGCCTGTATGTCAACCTTGTGCGGGCCGGCGAGACCAGCGGCACCCTCGACTCGGTGCTGGAGCGCATCGCCGCCTTCCAGGAAAAGGACCTCGCCCTGCGCGGCAAGATCAAGAGCGCCCTGACGTACCCGGTCATCGTGCTGGTCTTCGCGATCCTGATCACGTACTTCCTGCTGACCACCATCGTGCCGCAGTTCGCCGGCATCCTCGCGCAGCTCAACGCGCCGCTGCCCACCATCACCAAGGTCCTGATGGCCACGTCAAACTTCCTGCAGCACGGCACGCTGTACATCGTGGTGATCCTGGCTGCCCTGACCTTCCTGTACCGCTGGTACTATTCGCGGCCCGACGGCCGGCACGTCATCGACGACATCAAGCTGCGCATTCCGATCTTCGGGAACCTGCTCAAGAAGAGCGCCATCGCGTCCTTCGCGCGCACCTTCGGCCTGCTGATCAGCTCCGGCGTGAACATCATCGAGAGCCTGGAGATCACCAAGGGCACCGCCAACAACGCGATCGTCGAGGACTCGATTGAGAACGCCAAGAACGTCGTCATGGTCGGTGACCAGATGAGTTCCAGCCTCGCGACCAGCAAGATCTTCCCGCCCATGGTCGTCAGCATGGTCGCCATCGGCGAAGAAACCGGCTCGCTGGACTCCATGCTCGACAAGGTCGGCGACTTCTACGACCGCGAGGTGGACGAGGCCGTGGAGGGTATGACCGCCGCCATCGAGCCCATCATGATCGTGTTCCTGGGCGGCATCGTGGGAACCATCGTCGCCGGGATGTTCCTCCCGATGTTCAGCATCATCGGCTCGCTGAGCAAGTAA
- the gatA gene encoding Asp-tRNA(Asn)/Glu-tRNA(Gln) amidotransferase subunit GatA, translating into MSGLPSATALVRAVQARDVTPSDLLDQALARAQAAAPLNALVSLHPLAAEHAERVATRMDAGEVLPLAGLPIVVKDNINVTGTRTTCGSRILDRYVSPYTATAAQRLLDAGAVIVGKANMDEFAMGSSTESSASGPTLNPWDTGRVPGGSSGGSAAAVAAAVTAVALGSDTGGSVRQPAALCGVYGLKPTYGRVSRYGLVAYASSLDQIGPLAHRAEDLALLMNVIAGHDPRDATSLDAPPRFRAGTPDDLRGLRVGVIRESLGGNTAGVSRTLDGTLDALRGAGATVQEVSLPELKYAIAAYYLIAMPEASSNLARFDGMVYGHREPGADVTGSMTLTRERGFGREVQRRIMIGTYALSSGYYDAYYSRAMKVRRRLAESFAAAFAGVDVLVTPTSPFPAFRCGEKTSDPLAMYAADVDTVAINLAGLPALSVPMGFETVDGLDLPVGIQFIAPALDDERLVRLAGGLEGIGAVQARVAPAYA; encoded by the coding sequence ATGTCCGGCCTGCCCTCTGCCACTGCCCTCGTCCGCGCCGTCCAGGCCCGCGACGTCACCCCGAGCGACCTGCTCGACCAGGCCCTCGCCCGCGCGCAGGCCGCCGCCCCCCTGAACGCGCTGGTCAGCCTCCACCCCCTGGCGGCCGAGCACGCCGAGCGGGTGGCGACCCGCATGGACGCCGGCGAGGTCCTGCCGCTGGCGGGCCTGCCCATCGTGGTCAAGGACAACATCAACGTGACCGGCACCCGCACCACCTGCGGCAGCCGGATTCTGGACCGGTACGTGAGCCCCTACACCGCCACGGCCGCGCAGCGCCTGCTGGACGCGGGGGCCGTGATCGTGGGCAAGGCGAACATGGACGAGTTCGCCATGGGCTCCAGCACCGAGAGCAGCGCGAGCGGCCCCACCCTCAACCCCTGGGACACCGGGCGCGTGCCCGGCGGCAGCAGCGGGGGCAGCGCGGCTGCCGTGGCCGCCGCCGTGACGGCCGTGGCGCTGGGCAGCGACACCGGCGGCAGCGTCCGGCAGCCCGCCGCACTGTGCGGCGTGTACGGCCTGAAACCCACCTACGGCCGCGTCAGCCGCTACGGCCTGGTGGCATATGCGAGCAGCCTCGACCAGATCGGCCCGCTGGCGCACCGCGCCGAGGACCTGGCCCTGCTGATGAACGTGATCGCCGGGCACGACCCGCGTGACGCCACCAGCCTGGACGCCCCGCCGCGCTTCCGCGCCGGCACGCCCGACGACCTGCGCGGCCTGCGGGTGGGCGTGATCCGCGAGAGCCTGGGCGGCAACACCGCCGGCGTGAGCCGCACGCTGGACGGCACCCTGGACGCGCTGCGCGGCGCCGGCGCGACCGTGCAGGAGGTCAGCCTGCCGGAACTGAAGTACGCCATCGCCGCGTACTACCTGATCGCCATGCCCGAGGCCAGCTCCAACCTCGCGCGCTTCGACGGCATGGTGTACGGCCACCGTGAGCCCGGCGCGGACGTCACGGGCAGCATGACCCTGACCCGAGAGCGGGGCTTCGGGCGCGAGGTGCAGCGCCGCATCATGATCGGCACCTACGCCCTGAGCAGCGGGTACTACGACGCGTACTACTCGCGCGCCATGAAGGTCCGCCGGCGTCTGGCCGAGAGCTTCGCCGCCGCGTTCGCCGGCGTGGACGTGCTGGTGACGCCCACCAGTCCCTTCCCCGCGTTCCGGTGCGGCGAGAAGACCAGCGATCCCCTCGCCATGTATGCCGCGGACGTGGACACCGTCGCCATCAACCTCGCCGGCCTGCCCGCGCTGAGCGTGCCGATGGGCTTCGAGACCGTGGACGGCCTCGACCTGCCCGTCGGCATCCAGTTCATCGCGCCCGCGCTGGACGACGAGCGGCTCGTGCGCCTGGCCGGCGGACTCGAGGGCATCGGCGCCGTGCAGGCCAGGGTCGCGCCCGCGTACGCCTGA
- a CDS encoding DUF4388 domain-containing protein: MTHTSASLDTFDFLELLYLLTDQGRSGVLTVFRPDGQFQAWIENGTVRQLEFGRERGTKALVMLMSDPRGRFQFDEGITHPNPLMEAPLDEVTLEVLELLPPSPLGFDGPARFTSRERLNRLRWTLREQNILRLVDAQRPVSEISEDPEARRLLEKLHRIGLLTSRKSRVARLTVTVTREVRGVVLVDDLIFKRWKEDMVRHPQSIAVRADSGEVYTLPVRSGSNLAALLMVPAELLMRTGLHAGDSVLVRPL, from the coding sequence ATGACCCACACCTCCGCCAGCCTCGACACCTTCGATTTCCTCGAACTGCTGTACCTGCTCACCGATCAGGGCCGCAGCGGGGTCCTCACGGTGTTCCGGCCGGACGGTCAGTTCCAGGCGTGGATCGAGAACGGCACCGTCCGGCAGCTGGAGTTCGGCCGGGAGCGCGGCACCAAAGCCCTGGTGATGCTGATGAGCGATCCGCGCGGCCGCTTCCAGTTCGACGAGGGCATCACGCACCCCAATCCCCTGATGGAAGCCCCGCTGGACGAGGTGACGCTCGAGGTGCTGGAGCTTCTCCCGCCGTCGCCGCTGGGCTTCGACGGCCCGGCGCGTTTCACGTCCCGCGAGCGTCTGAACCGCCTGCGCTGGACCCTGCGCGAGCAGAACATCCTGCGGCTCGTGGACGCCCAGCGGCCGGTCAGCGAGATCAGCGAGGACCCCGAGGCCCGGCGCCTGCTGGAAAAGCTCCACCGGATCGGGCTGCTCACCAGCCGCAAGTCCCGCGTGGCCCGCCTGACCGTGACCGTTACGCGGGAGGTGCGCGGCGTGGTGCTGGTGGACGACCTGATCTTCAAGCGCTGGAAGGAGGACATGGTGCGCCACCCGCAGTCCATCGCGGTCCGCGCCGACAGCGGTGAGGTCTACACCCTGCCGGTGCGCAGCGGTTCGAACCTGGCCGCCCTGCTGATGGTGCCCGCTGAACTGCTGATGCGCACCGGCCTGCATGCCGGGGACAGCGTGCTGGTGCGTCCGCTCTGA
- a CDS encoding L-threonylcarbamoyladenylate synthase yields the protein MSTESEPSNPNPPLPPDALAAAARVLEGGGIVAYPTETVWGLAAHPDSPAGLARLVEVKSRDPRKPLQVSCVDAATALLLAQDDPALRVLARWWPGPLTVVAPASARCDPAFAPGGRVGLRVPDHPVARALLHAVGGMLITTSCNVSGHASATTHAQAVETGLADIVLPDGGVPASGRASTVVALPEGEVVREGGVSAQAIRDLLAGQAP from the coding sequence ATGTCCACCGAATCCGAACCTTCCAACCCGAATCCCCCTCTTCCGCCGGACGCGCTCGCTGCGGCCGCGCGCGTGCTGGAGGGTGGGGGCATCGTCGCGTATCCGACCGAGACCGTGTGGGGTCTGGCGGCGCATCCGGACTCGCCGGCGGGCCTGGCGCGGCTGGTAGAGGTCAAGAGCCGCGATCCCCGCAAGCCGCTGCAGGTGTCGTGCGTGGACGCGGCGACCGCGCTGCTCCTGGCGCAGGACGACCCGGCGCTGCGCGTGCTCGCGCGGTGGTGGCCGGGCCCGCTGACGGTCGTGGCGCCGGCCTCAGCGCGCTGCGACCCGGCCTTCGCGCCGGGTGGCCGGGTGGGGCTGCGGGTGCCGGACCACCCGGTCGCGCGGGCGCTACTCCACGCGGTGGGGGGCATGCTCATCACCACCAGCTGCAACGTGTCCGGACACGCCTCCGCCACCACGCATGCCCAGGCCGTCGAGACTGGCCTCGCCGACATCGTGTTGCCCGACGGAGGCGTGCCGGCGAGTGGCCGGGCCAGCACCGTCGTCGCGCTGCCGGAGGGCGAGGTGGTGCGCGAGGGCGGCGTCAGCGCGCAGGCGATCCGCGATCTGCTGGCGGGGCAAGCGCCGTGA
- the scpB gene encoding SMC-Scp complex subunit ScpB: MIGAALLAAGRPVTVAELAGVLGLDDAQTRDRVATFARTVGEHHLGFEVEEVAGGFRLVVPPALAGSLAPLLAPPPLPALSAAALEVLAVIAYRQPVTRAEIEAMRGGSAGTVVTLQERELVKVVGTSDALGHPLLYGTTERFLLDFGLGSLADLPPLQGEDFAHLLRG, translated from the coding sequence ATGATCGGCGCGGCCCTGCTCGCGGCGGGCCGGCCAGTCACCGTGGCGGAACTCGCCGGGGTGCTGGGGCTGGATGACGCTCAGACGCGCGACCGGGTGGCGACCTTCGCCCGCACGGTGGGCGAGCACCACCTGGGCTTTGAGGTCGAGGAAGTCGCAGGCGGCTTTCGCCTGGTGGTGCCGCCGGCCCTGGCGGGCTCGCTGGCCCCGCTGCTCGCGCCGCCACCCCTGCCGGCGCTGAGCGCGGCGGCGCTGGAGGTGCTGGCCGTGATCGCGTACCGCCAGCCCGTGACCCGCGCGGAGATCGAGGCGATGCGCGGCGGCAGCGCCGGCACGGTCGTGACCCTCCAGGAGCGGGAACTCGTGAAGGTGGTGGGGACTTCCGACGCCCTCGGGCACCCACTGCTGTACGGCACCACCGAGCGCTTCTTGCTGGATTTTGGCCTGGGCAGCTTGGCCGACCTGCCGCCCCTGCAGGGCGAGGACTTCGCGCACCTGCTGCGCGGGTAG